The following are encoded in a window of Limibacter armeniacum genomic DNA:
- a CDS encoding chorismate-binding protein → MKTHLLQAYQSKSSALSEHQVFRIVLSAAVQHNVPVAFWRKPNGTEKEGIVGFCNQLPYKQVDLEEMGSGFVLGAFESKERQAYVIPADLYFKSNNFEFSNFGNGRSTSSDLKTAFGQTLDQMLSDGIPESALQSEFHVSTDTPSHLSQSHFEQIVSQGIQGIKDGLFKKVVLSRTKEATLPANYDVVENFFTLCEAYPAAFVSMVSVPGLGTWVGASPETLISVDENQVFRTVALAGTQAKGNQTTAEARWAQKEIEEQALVGRYIINCFKKIRLREYDEQGPRTVAAAHLLHLCSTFAVDMQSANFPQLGTVMLELLHPTSAVCGMPKEETLAFILANEGYDRALYSGFIGPVNIEQRTDLFVNLRCMQALKGKAVLYAGAGITEDSEPINEWKETELKMETMLKHIQ, encoded by the coding sequence TTGAAGACGCACCTACTACAAGCATACCAGTCAAAGAGCTCAGCCTTAAGCGAACATCAAGTATTTCGTATCGTGCTTTCAGCTGCTGTTCAGCACAACGTGCCGGTAGCATTCTGGCGAAAACCAAACGGTACAGAAAAAGAGGGAATTGTTGGCTTCTGTAATCAATTGCCTTATAAGCAGGTAGATCTTGAAGAAATGGGAAGTGGTTTTGTGCTTGGTGCGTTTGAGTCAAAAGAGAGGCAGGCGTATGTTATACCTGCAGACTTGTATTTCAAGAGTAATAATTTTGAGTTTAGTAATTTTGGAAATGGAAGAAGCACAAGTTCAGATTTGAAGACTGCTTTTGGTCAAACCTTAGACCAAATGTTATCTGATGGAATACCAGAATCCGCATTGCAGTCTGAGTTTCATGTTTCAACTGATACTCCAAGTCACCTAAGTCAGTCACATTTTGAGCAGATCGTTTCACAGGGTATTCAAGGTATTAAGGATGGCTTATTTAAGAAGGTGGTTCTTTCACGTACAAAGGAGGCAACCTTGCCTGCGAATTATGATGTAGTGGAAAACTTTTTTACACTCTGTGAAGCTTATCCTGCAGCTTTTGTTTCGATGGTTTCGGTACCGGGGCTAGGTACTTGGGTTGGTGCATCTCCTGAAACATTGATCAGTGTAGATGAAAATCAAGTTTTCAGGACTGTAGCGTTGGCGGGTACTCAAGCCAAAGGTAACCAAACTACGGCTGAAGCCAGATGGGCACAAAAAGAAATTGAGGAGCAGGCGCTAGTTGGTCGTTATATCATCAACTGCTTTAAGAAGATTCGTCTGAGAGAATATGATGAGCAAGGCCCTAGGACAGTCGCTGCCGCACATTTGCTACACCTTTGTTCCACATTTGCAGTAGATATGCAATCAGCTAATTTTCCTCAGTTGGGAACCGTGATGTTGGAGTTACTGCACCCTACTTCAGCAGTATGTGGAATGCCAAAAGAGGAAACACTAGCATTCATTTTGGCAAATGAGGGGTATGATCGTGCACTTTACAGTGGTTTTATTGGACCAGTAAATATAGAACAGCGTACGGACCTGTTTGTAAATCTGCGTTGTATGCAGGCGCTTAAAGGTAAGGCGGTCTTGTATGCGGGAGCAGGGATTACAGAAGATTCAGAACCTATCAACGAGTGGAAGGAGACAGAGCTTAAGATGGAAACCATGCTTAAGCATATCCAATAA
- a CDS encoding DNA polymerase III subunit, with product MKFSQIPGLEETKKVLIKSVHDGHIAHAQLFLGQEGSANLALALAYATFINCTDKKSDDACGQCDSCRKFDKLVHPDLHFVFPTASAKGITKRSEAISDRFLPEWREFLQQHPYSGLYDWTSFFGAENKQAMIPKEESRSIVKALSMKAFEAEYKVMLIWLPELMQAPAANAILKILEEPPSKTLFLLVSNDANGLLTTILSRTQIVKVRNFRDEEIAQYLQEERDVDPVRAQQVAYLSNGSMLEALHNYDEVADESEKFFKLWMRACFKLDLTDLIINLTENFNKLGKEAQKKLFLYALNIFRESMMWKFTGEQVSRLGGEQKTFVENFSKVLHDRNLPNLVNLFNEAHYHIERNANPKITFLYLSIETARAFRQ from the coding sequence TTGAAGTTTTCACAAATTCCAGGCTTAGAAGAAACCAAGAAAGTACTGATCAAATCTGTACATGATGGCCATATAGCACATGCCCAACTATTTTTAGGGCAGGAAGGAAGTGCTAACCTTGCACTTGCGCTGGCCTATGCTACTTTTATCAACTGTACTGATAAAAAGTCAGATGATGCTTGTGGCCAATGTGATTCTTGCCGAAAATTTGACAAACTGGTACATCCAGACCTCCATTTTGTATTTCCTACAGCAAGTGCTAAAGGCATTACAAAACGCTCAGAAGCCATCAGTGACCGCTTCTTACCTGAGTGGCGAGAATTTCTTCAGCAACACCCTTATAGCGGATTGTATGATTGGACTAGCTTTTTTGGCGCTGAAAATAAGCAAGCCATGATTCCCAAAGAGGAAAGTCGCTCTATCGTAAAAGCCTTATCCATGAAAGCCTTTGAGGCTGAATATAAGGTAATGCTTATATGGTTACCAGAGTTGATGCAAGCACCTGCCGCCAATGCAATCCTGAAAATACTGGAAGAGCCACCAAGTAAAACACTTTTCTTACTTGTATCAAATGATGCAAATGGTCTGTTAACAACCATTCTGTCACGTACACAGATTGTTAAGGTTCGCAACTTCAGAGACGAGGAAATTGCTCAGTACCTTCAAGAAGAAAGAGATGTAGATCCTGTCCGTGCACAACAAGTCGCATACCTGTCCAATGGCAGTATGCTAGAAGCACTACACAATTATGATGAGGTTGCTGACGAGAGTGAGAAATTCTTTAAACTTTGGATGCGTGCTTGCTTCAAGCTTGATTTGACTGATCTGATTATTAACCTGACAGAGAATTTCAATAAGCTAGGTAAAGAAGCCCAAAAAAAACTATTCCTCTACGCTCTGAATATTTTCAGGGAGTCTATGATGTGGAAATTTACGGGTGAACAGGTTAGCAGACTAGGAGGCGAACAAAAAACATTTGTGGAAAACTTTTCAAAGGTATTGCACGACAGAAATCTTCCCAATCTTGTCAACCTTTTTAATGAGGCGCATTATCACATTGAAAGGAATGCCAATCCAAAGATTACATTCCTATACCTGTCTATTGAAACAGCTAGAGCTTTCAGACAATAA
- a CDS encoding lysophospholipid acyltransferase family protein codes for MRKFFNNMIDKILPKDPFGNFVFIRRLTVSIVGSLTYGRYTIANKLKVEGTEHLKDLRKSNVLFLSNHQTYFADVISMYHIFGSVKWKFKNSINNPIYLLWPRARIYYVAAAETMNDGGIIPKIFSLAGAVTVKRSWRAKGETVQRGVDTDAEDKIGKALDHGWVISFPQGTTSPYAPIRKGTAHLIKKHNPIVIPVEIDGFRRAFDKKGLFFKKRDTELTVKFKTPLHFEENTPIEEIVARVESAIGQKMPDGEWAKPIQEKMLAKEAEKKRKKLEQQMQSMGQRQGVKHQR; via the coding sequence ATGAGAAAGTTTTTTAATAACATGATTGACAAGATCCTACCGAAGGACCCTTTTGGCAATTTTGTTTTTATTAGAAGGTTAACAGTTTCCATCGTAGGTTCATTGACTTACGGCAGATATACGATAGCCAACAAGCTGAAGGTTGAAGGTACGGAACACTTGAAGGATTTGAGAAAGAGCAACGTATTGTTTCTATCCAATCACCAAACATACTTTGCTGACGTGATTTCCATGTACCATATTTTTGGTAGCGTAAAGTGGAAGTTTAAAAACTCAATCAATAACCCAATTTATTTGTTGTGGCCAAGAGCTAGGATTTACTATGTAGCTGCGGCAGAAACAATGAATGATGGAGGTATCATTCCAAAGATATTCTCTTTGGCAGGTGCCGTGACAGTTAAAAGATCATGGAGAGCTAAAGGCGAAACTGTTCAGCGAGGAGTAGATACCGATGCAGAAGACAAAATTGGAAAAGCTTTGGATCATGGCTGGGTAATCAGTTTTCCTCAGGGAACAACTAGTCCATATGCACCTATCAGAAAGGGTACAGCACATCTAATTAAGAAGCATAACCCTATTGTAATTCCAGTGGAGATTGATGGATTCAGACGAGCATTTGATAAGAAAGGGCTTTTCTTCAAAAAGCGTGATACTGAATTGACAGTAAAGTTCAAGACACCACTACATTTTGAAGAAAATACGCCAATTGAAGAAATCGTAGCTCGTGTGGAATCAGCAATTGGACAGAAAATGCCAGATGGGGAATGGGCTAAGCCTATACAGGAGAAGATGTTAGCAAAGGAGGCTGAGAAAAAAAGAAAGAAGCTGGAACAGCAGATGCAAAGCATGGGACAGCGTCAAGGTGTAAAACACCAAAGATAA
- a CDS encoding DASH family cryptochrome has product MTEFKKIIYWFRNDLRIHDQPILSQLPSGTALLPVFCFDPRWFRMTKLGFPKTDTFRASFLIESVANLKESLIKLGSDLLITIGKPEDVIPKLAEKFEADIVFAQQEHTHEEENVEKKLSEKLPIPLALHEGLTLYHPDDVPFDIEKLPNIYTNFRKRIEKYAQVRECYPLPNMLPCFPASIEVGTLPTLSDFDLEVKYTDKRSVLQFEGGENSALERLEYYIWNKQLIKNYKNTRNGLLGDEYSSKLSAWLANGSISPRMIYWELQKYEEEKIKNESTYWLYFELLWRDYFRFAAMCYGCSIFQLGGIQGSFPEFKNSKAAFEKWKNGMTGISFVDANMMELKLTGFMSNRGRQNVASYLCKDLKVDWRWGAMWFESQLIDYDVCSNWGNWNYVAGVGNDPREDRYFNVPGQAKKYDPDGSYVSYWLEED; this is encoded by the coding sequence ATGACTGAATTCAAGAAAATCATCTATTGGTTCAGAAATGACCTTAGAATACATGATCAGCCTATTCTTTCTCAACTCCCCTCTGGAACCGCACTTTTACCTGTTTTTTGCTTTGACCCAAGATGGTTTCGAATGACAAAACTCGGCTTTCCTAAAACAGATACATTTAGAGCTTCTTTTCTAATTGAGTCTGTAGCCAACCTTAAAGAAAGCCTTATCAAACTAGGGTCAGACCTACTCATCACCATAGGAAAGCCCGAAGACGTTATACCAAAACTCGCCGAAAAGTTTGAAGCAGATATTGTTTTTGCCCAGCAAGAGCATACACATGAAGAAGAAAATGTTGAGAAAAAACTTTCTGAAAAACTTCCCATCCCTCTAGCGTTACACGAAGGACTCACTCTATACCACCCAGATGATGTCCCCTTTGACATTGAAAAGCTCCCTAATATTTACACCAACTTTAGAAAGCGAATCGAAAAGTATGCTCAGGTAAGGGAATGTTATCCATTACCCAATATGCTTCCTTGTTTTCCTGCTTCAATTGAAGTGGGTACATTACCTACGCTAAGTGATTTTGACTTAGAAGTAAAGTACACAGACAAACGGTCTGTATTACAATTTGAAGGAGGTGAAAACTCAGCGCTTGAACGTTTGGAATACTATATATGGAACAAACAGCTAATCAAGAATTATAAAAACACCCGCAATGGTTTACTTGGAGATGAGTACTCGTCAAAACTCTCAGCATGGCTAGCCAATGGATCAATCTCTCCCAGAATGATTTATTGGGAACTGCAGAAGTACGAAGAAGAGAAAATAAAAAATGAGTCTACTTATTGGCTGTACTTTGAACTGCTTTGGAGAGATTATTTTCGTTTTGCAGCTATGTGTTATGGGTGCAGTATTTTCCAGCTAGGGGGAATACAAGGTTCTTTCCCTGAATTTAAAAATAGTAAAGCTGCATTTGAGAAATGGAAAAATGGTATGACAGGAATTTCTTTTGTTGATGCCAATATGATGGAATTAAAACTTACTGGTTTTATGTCCAACCGAGGAAGACAAAATGTTGCCAGCTATTTATGTAAAGACCTAAAGGTAGATTGGCGATGGGGCGCTATGTGGTTTGAGTCCCAATTGATTGATTACGATGTTTGCAGTAATTGGGGAAATTGGAATTATGTAGCTGGAGTTGGTAATGATCCGAGAGAAGACCGTTATTTCAATGTCCCAGGACAAGCCAAAAAGTATGACCCTGATGGCAGTTATGTCTCCTATTGGTTAGAAGAAGATTAA